The following are encoded together in the Gordonia insulae genome:
- a CDS encoding ROK family protein — protein sequence MTSQPTGATPSRWFTTARLIDLVRTKPDITRAAAAHELGIGSGAATELSARLRRIDLLDEAPAPVHGRGRPTTILRPHPRGPIVIAAELSTNGWRVATADIDGRPTVEASARRLARNPQRVLTDMADAIRTIHARETRRVRAVSVSVAGTVMDDRLVQFTPRGWMDIDLSRVTSELPADVDLPVLVGNDATLAGLAEARTGSASGVGTTLHLIIAVGLGGALIVDGVPAVGAHGGAGEYGHIPFGDPARRCPCGAYGCWDLTVDGRALAALRGDPEPKNALAYGYDLLDRHRTAPDVDETTGPAIRTVAGSLGRGIAGLVNLHDPDVVTLGGLAPPLRAAATAEFDAAYRAGLMSFRKEAPPPVIDGIHGDDGPLHGAALRGIDHITTPEALAEWGDR from the coding sequence GTGACCTCCCAGCCGACCGGCGCGACACCGTCGCGCTGGTTCACCACCGCGCGACTGATCGATCTGGTGCGGACGAAACCCGACATCACACGTGCCGCGGCCGCCCACGAACTGGGTATCGGCAGCGGTGCCGCCACCGAGTTGTCGGCTCGACTCCGTCGCATCGACCTCCTCGACGAGGCGCCGGCCCCCGTCCACGGCCGCGGACGTCCGACCACCATTCTCCGACCCCACCCGCGCGGGCCGATCGTGATCGCCGCCGAGCTGTCCACCAACGGCTGGCGGGTCGCGACCGCCGACATCGACGGCAGGCCCACCGTGGAGGCGTCGGCCCGGCGCCTGGCCCGCAACCCGCAGCGCGTGCTGACCGACATGGCCGACGCGATCCGGACCATCCACGCACGCGAGACCCGCCGCGTACGCGCGGTGTCCGTGTCGGTTGCGGGCACGGTGATGGACGACCGCCTGGTCCAGTTCACTCCGCGTGGATGGATGGACATCGATCTCTCGCGGGTGACGTCGGAACTGCCGGCCGACGTCGACCTACCGGTGCTCGTCGGCAACGACGCCACGCTCGCCGGTCTCGCCGAGGCGCGGACCGGTTCGGCGAGCGGCGTCGGCACCACCCTGCATCTCATCATCGCGGTGGGTCTCGGCGGTGCCCTGATCGTCGACGGTGTGCCGGCGGTCGGCGCCCACGGAGGCGCGGGCGAGTACGGCCACATCCCGTTCGGGGATCCCGCCCGCCGCTGCCCGTGTGGCGCGTACGGATGCTGGGACCTCACGGTCGACGGGCGCGCGCTGGCCGCTCTGCGCGGTGACCCGGAACCGAAGAACGCGCTCGCCTACGGCTACGACCTGCTGGACCGCCATCGGACCGCCCCGGACGTCGACGAGACGACCGGTCCCGCGATCCGCACGGTGGCCGGCTCCCTGGGCCGCGGCATCGCCGGTCTGGTCAACCTCCACGACCCCGACGTGGTCACCCTGGGCGGACTCGCGCCACCACTACGCGCGGCGGCGACCGCCGAGTTCGACGCCGCATACCGGGCGGGGTTGATGTCCTTCCGGAAAGAGGCTCCCCCACCCGTCATCGACGGCATCCACGGCGACGACGGTCCGCTGCACGGCGCCGCGCTGCGCGGCATCGACCACATCACCACTCCCGAGGCGCTCGCCGAATGGGGAGATCGGTAG
- a CDS encoding glutathione peroxidase yields MTTAYDFTATDIDGTAVPLATYTGLPLLIVNTASKCGFTPQYQGLETLYRDFGDQGLQVLGFPCDQFAHQEPGDAEEIKNFCSLTYDVTFPMFEKVDVNGPDAHPLFAWLRAEKSGLLGGRIKWNFTKFLIGRNGEVVDRFAPATKPEKLTGAITELL; encoded by the coding sequence ATGACCACCGCGTACGACTTCACGGCCACCGACATCGACGGGACCGCCGTCCCGTTGGCCACCTACACCGGCCTGCCGCTGCTGATCGTCAACACCGCGTCGAAGTGCGGCTTCACGCCGCAGTACCAGGGCCTCGAAACGTTGTACCGGGACTTCGGCGACCAGGGTCTGCAGGTACTCGGCTTCCCGTGCGATCAGTTCGCCCATCAGGAGCCCGGTGACGCCGAGGAGATCAAGAACTTCTGCTCGCTGACCTACGACGTCACGTTTCCGATGTTCGAGAAGGTCGACGTCAACGGGCCGGACGCGCACCCGCTGTTCGCCTGGCTGCGGGCGGAGAAGTCGGGTCTGCTCGGTGGCCGGATCAAATGGAACTTCACCAAGTTCCTCATCGGCCGTAACGGTGAGGTCGTCGACCGGTTCGCACCGGCCACCAAGCCCGAGAAGCTGACGGGCGCCATCACCGAACTCCTCTGA
- a CDS encoding acyl carrier protein produces MTAELTVVVDLVPTLVRRALSDVLVLPPTVFDDATPLADYGLDSISAIDLTVRLEEVFDLRIPHRDIGRLVTVDRIVAYIHKLDD; encoded by the coding sequence ATGACAGCGGAACTCACAGTGGTGGTCGATCTCGTTCCGACACTGGTCAGGCGGGCGCTCTCCGACGTCCTGGTCCTGCCACCGACGGTGTTCGACGACGCCACGCCACTCGCCGATTACGGCCTCGATTCGATCTCGGCGATCGACCTCACGGTCCGCCTGGAAGAAGTCTTCGACCTGCGGATTCCGCACCGGGACATCGGTCGGCTCGTGACCGTCGATCGAATAGTGGCCTACATCCACAAACTCGACGACTGA
- a CDS encoding MFS transporter: MSLSTAESAPPRAPSPAVRRPWLLVFGAVFVCSWSGNQFSPMLLLYRDVEHYSAGVVTSFLGIYVLGLAPALVIAGAVSDHIGRRTPMFYAVCFGLMGSLLLALGEFGSVPIYLGRLVAGMSVGTAMAVGSSWLKEVSSAPYDLRAGKGGRVRDAGAGARRASLAFTLGSALGALVAGSIAQWGPWPEVLPYALHAAATLPFLWLVRRPPETVTRQAASAGLRARLAVPSARHRRFVRVVLVCGPWLFAACGLSYGYLPVLLGDEAGGLGLAYATALSVIALVSGALIQPVAKRIDSTSSARGIVVSLATLAVGLSVMIAAVATGRLVVGAVAGVVFGAGFGIGLVSGLLEVQRIAPPADLAKLTGVFYAIAYLGFAVPTILAALTPPFTTIGLLLVLMVLLIFSTLAVLASYRKHLPDG, from the coding sequence ATGAGCCTCTCCACCGCGGAATCCGCGCCGCCCCGGGCACCGTCCCCGGCGGTGCGGCGCCCGTGGCTGCTGGTGTTCGGCGCGGTGTTCGTGTGTTCGTGGTCGGGTAACCAGTTCAGTCCGATGCTGTTGTTGTACAGGGACGTCGAGCACTATTCGGCCGGCGTGGTGACGAGCTTCCTCGGCATCTACGTCCTGGGCCTCGCACCTGCCCTGGTCATCGCGGGTGCGGTCTCCGACCACATCGGCAGGCGCACGCCGATGTTCTACGCCGTGTGCTTCGGGCTGATGGGAAGCCTGTTGCTGGCGCTCGGTGAATTCGGTTCGGTGCCCATTTATCTCGGTCGGCTCGTGGCCGGTATGTCGGTCGGTACGGCGATGGCCGTCGGGTCGAGTTGGCTCAAAGAGGTGTCGAGCGCGCCGTACGACCTGCGCGCCGGCAAGGGCGGCCGGGTGCGCGACGCCGGCGCGGGCGCCCGCCGGGCATCGCTCGCCTTCACCCTCGGCTCCGCGCTGGGCGCACTGGTCGCGGGGAGTATCGCGCAATGGGGGCCATGGCCCGAGGTGCTGCCCTACGCTCTCCATGCCGCAGCGACCCTTCCGTTCCTGTGGCTGGTCCGTCGGCCACCCGAGACGGTGACCCGGCAGGCGGCGAGCGCGGGTCTGCGCGCCCGGCTCGCGGTGCCATCGGCTCGTCACCGCCGATTCGTACGGGTCGTGCTGGTGTGCGGCCCATGGCTTTTCGCCGCCTGCGGGCTATCCTACGGGTACCTCCCGGTGCTGCTCGGCGACGAGGCCGGCGGACTCGGCCTGGCCTATGCAACCGCGCTGAGCGTCATCGCCCTCGTGTCCGGTGCGCTGATCCAACCCGTCGCGAAACGCATCGACTCGACCTCGAGTGCGCGCGGCATCGTCGTCTCACTCGCCACCCTGGCCGTCGGACTGTCGGTGATGATCGCCGCGGTCGCCACCGGCCGGCTCGTCGTGGGTGCGGTGGCGGGCGTCGTATTCGGTGCCGGATTCGGAATCGGCCTGGTCTCAGGGCTTCTCGAGGTCCAGCGGATCGCACCGCCGGCAGACCTGGCCAAGCTCACCGGTGTGTTCTATGCGATCGCCTACCTCGGGTTCGCCGTGCCCACCATCCTGGCCGCACTGACTCCGCCGTTCACGACCATCGGTCTGCTGCTGGTGTTGATGGTCCTGCTGATCTTCTCCACGCTCGCCGTGCTCGCGAGCTATCGGAAGCACCTGCCGGACGGCTGA
- the solA gene encoding N-methyl-L-tryptophan oxidase — MTLSDKTYDVIVIGLGGMGSAAAYHLARRGQRVLGLEKFTPAHDRGSSHGGSRIIRQSYFEDPAYVPLLLRSYELWQELAESTGLEVYRTTGGLFVGPPDSLTVAGSQRAALEWDLPHEILEAADIRRRFPSFDPADGEIALYEANAGFARPEMTVQAHLDLAAREGADLHFGEAVTDWHDSPSGVRVTSGNAVYHADQLVICPGAWAPEVLSDLGIPITIERQVLYWLEPAGGTAAFDDQPIFISENTEGQQIYGFPAIDGPDGGVKVAFFRKGQECTPDTIDRTVHPDEIDAMRDRVTELLPDLSGPAVHTATCMYSNTPDEHFVISRPAHLTNVTVACGFSGHGFKFVPVVGEVLADLATSGTTTHPIALFDPARLVTT; from the coding sequence ATGACGTTGAGCGACAAAACCTATGACGTGATCGTCATCGGCCTGGGCGGGATGGGCAGCGCCGCGGCCTATCACCTCGCCCGCCGGGGTCAGCGCGTGCTCGGTCTGGAGAAGTTCACCCCGGCACACGACCGCGGCTCGAGTCACGGTGGCTCACGCATCATCCGGCAGTCCTACTTCGAGGACCCGGCCTATGTGCCGCTGCTGCTGCGCTCGTACGAACTCTGGCAGGAGCTGGCGGAATCGACCGGCCTGGAGGTCTACCGCACAACCGGTGGATTGTTCGTGGGGCCACCCGACAGCCTGACGGTGGCGGGCAGTCAACGCGCGGCGCTCGAATGGGATCTGCCGCACGAGATCCTCGAGGCCGCCGACATCCGGCGCCGCTTCCCGAGCTTCGATCCGGCCGATGGCGAGATCGCGCTGTACGAGGCGAACGCCGGGTTCGCACGGCCCGAGATGACCGTGCAGGCCCACCTCGATCTGGCCGCCCGCGAGGGCGCCGACCTCCACTTCGGCGAGGCCGTAACCGACTGGCACGACAGCCCTTCCGGTGTCCGCGTGACGAGCGGCAACGCCGTCTACCACGCCGATCAGCTGGTCATCTGCCCCGGGGCCTGGGCACCGGAGGTACTGAGCGATCTCGGCATCCCCATCACCATCGAGCGCCAGGTCCTGTATTGGCTCGAACCGGCAGGCGGCACCGCCGCATTCGACGACCAGCCGATCTTCATCAGCGAGAACACGGAAGGCCAACAGATCTACGGCTTTCCCGCGATCGACGGGCCCGATGGCGGGGTGAAGGTCGCGTTCTTCCGCAAGGGCCAGGAGTGCACACCGGACACCATCGACCGGACGGTGCATCCCGACGAGATCGATGCGATGCGGGACCGCGTGACAGAGCTCCTCCCCGACCTCTCCGGACCCGCCGTGCACACGGCCACCTGCATGTACTCGAACACCCCCGATGAGCACTTCGTGATCAGCCGACCCGCCCACCTCACCAATGTGACTGTCGCCTGCGGATTCTCGGGGCACGGTTTCAAGTTCGTCCCGGTGGTCGGCGAGGTCCTCGCCGACCTCGCCACCTCCGGGACCACCACCCATCCCATCGCCCTCTTCGACCCCGCACGGCTGGTGACCACATGA
- a CDS encoding GntR family transcriptional regulator: MTTTTGPVAAERAYTHTKARIISGELPGGTLVSEGAIGAELGISRTPVHEAFLLLSAEQLLELVSRKGAIVRPMTPTEAADVLAMRQGIESASAAQVFAAGGPGERFAELLTANLRLQRGHVAARDVPGFVAADDDFHALMVEASGNPVAMHFYDELRSRQQRLRNLLLRVDPATLESSYDDHRELADYFVCGEATRFTDALAAHLRRYQGAI, from the coding sequence ATGACCACGACGACGGGGCCGGTCGCCGCCGAGCGGGCCTATACCCACACCAAGGCGCGGATCATCAGCGGCGAGCTACCGGGCGGCACGCTGGTGAGCGAAGGGGCGATCGGCGCCGAGCTCGGGATCAGCCGCACCCCGGTTCATGAGGCGTTTCTCCTGCTCAGCGCCGAACAGCTGCTGGAACTGGTCTCCCGCAAGGGTGCGATCGTGCGACCGATGACCCCGACCGAGGCCGCCGACGTGCTCGCCATGCGTCAGGGCATCGAATCGGCCTCGGCCGCGCAGGTGTTCGCCGCGGGCGGTCCGGGTGAGCGGTTCGCCGAGCTGCTGACCGCGAATCTCCGACTCCAGCGCGGCCATGTCGCCGCCCGCGACGTCCCCGGCTTCGTTGCCGCCGACGACGACTTCCATGCGCTGATGGTGGAGGCGTCCGGGAATCCGGTGGCCATGCACTTCTACGACGAACTACGCAGCAGGCAACAGCGACTGCGCAACCTCCTGTTGCGTGTCGATCCCGCGACGCTCGAATCGTCGTACGACGATCACCGCGAACTCGCCGACTACTTCGTCTGCGGCGAAGCCACGCGATTCACCGATGCCCTCGCCGCGCATCTCCGGCGCTATCAGGGGGCGATATGA
- a CDS encoding aromatic ring-hydroxylating oxygenase subunit alpha, translated as MTTFDDSSPLDVSPPAPEGSLVPTLGGHYYCAPDVFVGEQQTIFETMWMCAARTAELARPGAFRKVQVGRESVLVVRGRDGELRAFLNICRHRGAMLCTEDSGEEPRGLRCPYHAWTYRLDGKLFAAPNLGALTDETGGGIDRRRYGLIEVALREWLGYAWVCLADEPPSFEVDVIGSVTARLGDTEAIDRYRIDELALGKRVTYDVAANWKLIVENFMECYHCATIHPELTEVLPEFAGGFAAQYYVGHGAEFAEGAQGFTVDGSPGLTPIPGITPEQDRRYYAITVRPTVFINLVPDHVIIHRMYPMAADRTVVECDWLYMPDVVEHKRDVARSVELFHRVNQQDFEACERTQPAMASRAYRRGGVLVPSEHHIAEFHRWTLDRLAGTDRA; from the coding sequence ATGACAACGTTCGACGACTCGTCACCCCTCGACGTCTCGCCACCGGCCCCCGAGGGCTCCCTGGTGCCGACCCTCGGCGGCCACTACTATTGCGCCCCGGATGTTTTCGTCGGCGAGCAGCAGACCATCTTCGAGACGATGTGGATGTGTGCGGCACGCACCGCCGAGCTCGCCAGACCAGGCGCGTTCCGCAAGGTCCAGGTGGGCCGGGAGAGCGTTCTGGTGGTCCGCGGCCGCGACGGCGAACTCCGCGCCTTCCTCAACATCTGTCGCCACCGCGGCGCCATGCTGTGCACGGAGGATTCCGGCGAGGAGCCGCGCGGTCTGCGCTGCCCCTATCACGCGTGGACGTACCGACTGGACGGAAAGCTCTTCGCCGCACCGAATCTCGGCGCACTCACCGACGAGACCGGCGGTGGGATCGACCGACGCCGATACGGTCTCATCGAGGTCGCCCTGCGTGAATGGCTCGGCTACGCCTGGGTGTGCCTCGCCGATGAACCGCCGTCGTTCGAGGTCGACGTCATCGGCTCGGTGACCGCTCGACTCGGCGACACCGAAGCCATCGACCGCTACCGGATCGACGAACTCGCCCTCGGTAAGCGTGTCACCTACGACGTCGCCGCCAACTGGAAGCTCATCGTCGAGAACTTCATGGAGTGCTATCACTGCGCGACCATCCATCCCGAGCTCACCGAGGTCCTCCCCGAGTTCGCCGGCGGCTTCGCCGCCCAGTACTACGTCGGGCACGGCGCCGAGTTCGCCGAAGGTGCGCAGGGTTTCACCGTCGACGGCAGCCCCGGACTCACCCCGATCCCCGGGATCACGCCCGAGCAGGATCGTCGCTATTACGCCATCACGGTCCGGCCCACGGTGTTCATCAATCTCGTCCCCGATCACGTGATCATCCACCGCATGTATCCGATGGCCGCCGACCGCACCGTCGTCGAGTGCGATTGGCTCTACATGCCGGATGTGGTCGAACACAAACGCGACGTGGCGCGGTCGGTCGAGTTGTTCCACCGGGTCAATCAGCAGGACTTCGAGGCCTGCGAGCGGACCCAGCCCGCGATGGCCTCACGCGCCTACCGGCGTGGTGGGGTCCTCGTGCCGTCGGAGCACCACATCGCCGAGTTCCATCGATGGACGCTGGACAGACTCGCCGGCACGGACCGGGCATGA
- a CDS encoding GcvT family protein yields MVQPTIVIIGAGIVGTSLADELTARGCRRVTVLDRGPLFSTGGSTSHAPGLVFQTNPSKTMTEFAQYTVEKFRGLGAFDQVGGLEVAATPERWTDLHRKQGWARSWGVPGRLLTPDECAELNPLIDVGRIHGGFHTPTDGLAKALRAATLQGERAMSRGAHFIGEQEVTEVIERGGRVVGVRTAAGDVHDADVVVSAAGFWGAHLGKQVGLTVPLVPMAHQYAKTGQVAELRLDGRPDPDDGARMPILRHQDHDLYYREHGDRLGIGYYGHRPMPVDMDTLLTDTAGEAMPSMLPFTDADFDEAWSQSTTLLPTLAETKVEEGFNGIFSFTPDGFSIMGEHRELAGFWVAEAVWVTHSAGVARAMAEWILDGTPKTDVHECDLYRFEEAAKSPDFILATSSQAFVEVYDIVHPHQYRSEPRELRVSPFFARQQALGAYFYEGACWERPAWYESNAELVAELAAGGVAFPERDDWAGRYWSPISIAEARWTREHVALYDMTPLTRYEVTGPGACTFLQRMTTNNVDKRVGSVTYTLMLDENGGIRSDLTVARMSDDSVQVGANGPLDLDWLVRHAGPDVTIRDITGGTCCIGLWGPRARDVVAPLCSADISHTAFGYFRSLQTFIGSVPVTMMRVSYVGELGWEIYTTAEYGPRLWDLLVEAGAPHRAIAAGRIAFNSLRMEKGYRAWGTDMTTEHTPAAAGLGFAVSSTKGDFLGRSALADRAAPTTLCSIVFDDQNAVVLGREPVSIDGAPVGYVTSAGYSATIGRSIAYAWLPAGTSVGTRVQVDYLTGTHTATVHAEPVVDPAMTLIRR; encoded by the coding sequence ATGGTTCAGCCCACCATCGTCATCATCGGCGCCGGTATCGTCGGCACCTCGCTCGCCGACGAGTTGACCGCCCGCGGTTGCCGGCGCGTCACCGTGCTCGACCGCGGACCGCTGTTCTCCACCGGCGGCTCGACATCTCACGCGCCCGGTCTTGTCTTCCAGACGAATCCGTCGAAGACCATGACGGAATTCGCGCAGTACACCGTCGAGAAGTTCCGGGGACTCGGCGCGTTCGACCAGGTCGGCGGGCTGGAGGTGGCGGCGACCCCGGAGCGGTGGACCGATCTGCATCGCAAGCAGGGGTGGGCCCGTTCGTGGGGTGTCCCCGGCCGGCTGTTGACTCCCGACGAATGCGCCGAACTGAACCCGTTGATCGATGTCGGCCGGATCCATGGCGGCTTCCACACCCCGACCGATGGTCTCGCGAAGGCCTTGCGTGCCGCGACCCTGCAGGGCGAGCGGGCGATGAGCCGTGGCGCCCATTTCATCGGCGAGCAGGAGGTCACCGAGGTGATCGAGCGCGGTGGGCGGGTCGTCGGCGTCCGGACGGCGGCCGGTGACGTCCACGATGCCGACGTCGTCGTGTCGGCCGCCGGGTTCTGGGGCGCACATCTGGGCAAGCAGGTCGGCCTGACGGTCCCGCTCGTACCGATGGCCCATCAGTACGCGAAGACCGGTCAGGTCGCCGAGTTGCGGCTCGATGGTCGACCGGACCCCGACGATGGCGCGCGGATGCCCATTCTCCGCCACCAGGATCACGACCTCTACTACCGCGAGCACGGCGACCGGCTCGGCATCGGCTATTACGGTCATCGCCCGATGCCCGTCGACATGGACACGTTGCTCACCGATACCGCGGGCGAGGCGATGCCGTCGATGCTGCCCTTTACCGACGCCGATTTCGACGAGGCGTGGTCGCAGAGCACGACGCTGCTTCCCACCCTCGCCGAGACGAAGGTGGAAGAGGGGTTCAACGGCATCTTCTCGTTCACCCCCGACGGCTTCTCGATCATGGGCGAGCACCGCGAACTGGCCGGATTCTGGGTTGCCGAGGCCGTCTGGGTGACCCACTCCGCGGGCGTGGCACGTGCGATGGCCGAGTGGATCCTCGACGGCACGCCGAAAACCGATGTGCACGAATGTGATCTGTATCGGTTCGAGGAGGCGGCGAAGAGCCCGGACTTCATCCTGGCAACGAGTTCGCAGGCGTTCGTCGAGGTCTACGACATCGTTCATCCCCATCAGTACCGCAGCGAACCACGTGAACTCCGGGTGAGCCCGTTCTTCGCTCGGCAACAGGCGCTCGGTGCGTATTTCTACGAGGGAGCGTGCTGGGAACGACCCGCGTGGTACGAGAGCAATGCGGAACTCGTTGCCGAGCTCGCCGCCGGGGGTGTCGCGTTCCCGGAACGCGACGACTGGGCCGGACGGTACTGGTCACCCATCTCCATCGCCGAAGCACGTTGGACCCGTGAGCATGTGGCGCTCTACGACATGACGCCGCTCACCCGCTACGAGGTCACCGGACCGGGCGCGTGCACATTCCTGCAGCGTATGACGACCAACAACGTCGACAAGCGCGTCGGGTCGGTCACCTACACCCTGATGCTCGACGAGAACGGCGGGATACGAAGCGATCTCACCGTCGCACGGATGTCCGACGATTCGGTCCAGGTCGGTGCAAACGGACCGCTGGACCTCGATTGGTTGGTCCGGCATGCCGGCCCCGACGTCACCATCCGCGACATCACCGGCGGCACCTGCTGCATCGGGCTGTGGGGCCCACGGGCACGCGATGTGGTCGCGCCACTGTGTTCCGCGGATATCTCGCACACGGCCTTCGGATACTTCCGGTCGTTGCAGACCTTCATCGGCTCCGTCCCGGTCACCATGATGCGGGTGTCCTACGTCGGCGAGTTGGGTTGGGAGATCTACACGACCGCGGAATACGGCCCCCGACTGTGGGATCTGCTCGTCGAGGCCGGCGCCCCCCATCGCGCCATCGCCGCGGGCCGGATCGCGTTCAACAGTCTCCGAATGGAGAAGGGCTACCGCGCCTGGGGCACCGACATGACCACCGAACACACCCCGGCAGCGGCCGGGTTGGGATTCGCCGTCAGCTCCACGAAGGGTGACTTCCTCGGCAGGTCGGCGCTCGCCGATCGCGCAGCGCCGACGACATTGTGCAGCATCGTGTTCGACGACCAGAACGCCGTGGTACTGGGCAGAGAACCCGTCAGCATCGACGGCGCCCCGGTCGGCTATGTGACCAGCGCCGGATACTCCGCCACGATCGGCCGCAGCATCGCCTACGCGTGGCTGCCGGCCGGCACATCCGTGGGGACGCGCGTCCAGGTCGACTATCTCACCGGAACCCACACGGCCACCGTGCATGCCGAGCCGGTGGTCGATCCCGCCATGACATTGATCCGGAGATGA
- a CDS encoding LLM class flavin-dependent oxidoreductase, producing the protein MRYGICILPERPWRESRPLWERVESMGFDHAWTYDHLVWGGLPDSQWFSCIPTLTAAAAVTSRIALGAFVISPNFRHPAALAREVQTVSDIADGRLLVGLGAGGSPDDTLLGQTGLSARERVDRLQEFTTLLDRTLREDHVSADGDFFTIRDMRLVGGSVRDRIPLLLAGNGPRSVRFAARHGDGWVTTGGSAETVDDWFAGVARNCEILEQALLDRPGGGDIARYLSLDSGPRNALESVHHFDDLVGRAQDLGFTDVIVHWPRSSEPYRAPGNVLDAIAERGLH; encoded by the coding sequence ATGCGATACGGCATCTGCATCCTGCCAGAAAGGCCCTGGCGAGAATCCCGTCCGTTGTGGGAGCGAGTGGAATCCATGGGATTCGACCACGCCTGGACCTACGACCACCTCGTCTGGGGCGGGCTCCCCGATTCGCAGTGGTTCTCCTGCATCCCCACCCTGACCGCCGCGGCCGCGGTGACATCGCGGATTGCGCTCGGCGCCTTCGTGATCTCCCCCAACTTCCGTCACCCCGCGGCGCTGGCGCGCGAGGTGCAGACCGTGAGCGACATCGCCGACGGACGGCTCCTCGTGGGCCTCGGCGCCGGCGGCAGCCCAGACGACACACTCCTCGGCCAGACCGGTCTCTCGGCCCGCGAACGGGTCGACCGCCTGCAGGAGTTCACCACGCTCCTCGACCGCACGCTGCGCGAGGATCACGTCTCCGCCGACGGCGACTTCTTCACGATCCGCGACATGCGTCTCGTGGGCGGGTCTGTTCGTGATCGGATTCCGTTGCTGCTCGCCGGCAACGGACCCCGATCCGTCCGGTTCGCCGCGCGTCACGGCGACGGCTGGGTGACCACCGGCGGGAGCGCCGAGACCGTGGACGACTGGTTCGCGGGCGTCGCCCGCAACTGCGAGATCCTCGAGCAGGCCCTCCTCGATCGCCCGGGCGGCGGCGACATCGCTCGCTATCTGAGCCTCGACTCCGGTCCGCGCAACGCACTCGAGAGCGTCCATCACTTCGACGACCTGGTCGGGCGAGCTCAGGACCTCGGATTCACCGATGTGATCGTGCACTGGCCGCGGAGCAGCGAACCGTATCGCGCCCCGGGCAACGTGCTCGACGCGATCGCCGAGCGCGGCCTCCACTGA
- a CDS encoding NAD(P)/FAD-dependent oxidoreductase: MPTIVIIGGGLAGAKAAEALRAKDFDGRVVLFGGEEHLPYERPPLSKEFLAGKKSLDDFTVHDGEWHRDNRIDFRPGTTIEKVDAAAKTVHLPDGSTVDYDKLLLATGSRSRHLDLPGADADGVHHLRTIDDAERLRDAITEGSRVAILGGGWIGLEIAAGARERGADVTVAEAAAAPLLGALGAEVAEVFADLHRAHGVDLRTGVEVAEIVTGDDGRARGLRLKGGDTIDADVVLIAAGAVPNIELAEAAGLDTGGGGVLVTAGLRSSDPDIYAVGDIANAEHPTLGRRVRTEHWANALNQPAIAVANMLGGDAEYSNLPYFFTDQYDLGMEYAGLATDYHQVVFRGDVEGREFVVFWLDDAARVLAGMQVNIWDQLEDIKALIASGAAVDTAELANPDVPLSDLAR, encoded by the coding sequence ATGCCAACCATCGTGATCATCGGCGGCGGTTTGGCCGGCGCCAAGGCGGCCGAAGCGTTACGGGCAAAGGACTTTGACGGACGTGTGGTGCTCTTCGGCGGCGAAGAACACCTCCCCTACGAGCGGCCGCCCCTGTCCAAGGAGTTCCTCGCCGGCAAGAAATCCCTGGACGACTTCACCGTGCACGACGGAGAGTGGCATCGGGACAACAGGATTGACTTCCGCCCGGGTACGACCATCGAGAAGGTCGATGCCGCAGCGAAAACCGTGCACCTGCCGGACGGCTCCACCGTCGACTACGACAAACTCCTGCTCGCCACCGGCTCCCGATCCCGTCACCTCGATCTCCCGGGTGCCGATGCCGACGGCGTTCATCACCTGCGGACCATCGACGACGCCGAGCGCCTGCGCGACGCGATCACCGAGGGCTCGCGCGTCGCCATTCTCGGTGGCGGATGGATCGGACTCGAGATCGCCGCCGGGGCCCGCGAACGCGGCGCCGACGTCACCGTCGCCGAGGCGGCCGCCGCACCGCTGCTCGGCGCGCTGGGCGCGGAGGTCGCCGAGGTGTTCGCCGACCTCCACCGCGCGCACGGCGTGGACCTGCGCACCGGCGTCGAGGTGGCCGAGATCGTCACCGGTGACGACGGCCGCGCTCGCGGCCTGCGCCTGAAGGGCGGCGACACGATCGACGCCGACGTCGTGCTCATCGCGGCCGGCGCGGTGCCGAACATCGAACTCGCCGAGGCGGCGGGGCTCGACACCGGTGGTGGCGGAGTGCTGGTCACCGCAGGTCTGCGGAGCAGCGATCCCGACATCTATGCGGTCGGCGACATCGCCAACGCCGAGCACCCCACACTGGGGAGGCGCGTCCGCACCGAACACTGGGCCAACGCCTTGAACCAGCCGGCGATCGCTGTCGCCAACATGTTGGGCGGCGACGCGGAGTACTCGAATCTGCCGTATTTCTTCACCGACCAATACGACCTCGGCATGGAGTATGCCGGGCTGGCCACCGACTACCACCAGGTGGTGTTCCGCGGCGACGTCGAGGGCCGCGAGTTCGTCGTCTTCTGGCTCGACGACGCCGCCCGCGTGCTGGCCGGGATGCAGGTCAACATCTGGGATCAGCTCGAGGACATCAAGGCGCTCATCGCCTCCGGGGCCGCCGTCGACACCGCGGAGCTCGCGAATCCTGATGTGCCGCTGTCTGATCTCGCCCGCTGA